A stretch of Ectothiorhodospiraceae bacterium BW-2 DNA encodes these proteins:
- a CDS encoding phosphoethanolamine transferase — protein sequence MPMLRQFTSLQRPQLYPASILLLVTLVMLLLHNHHFWYLLSQRIDLATLNGFGYLLTLLGLMLLLMLMPLLLLASHFWLKPLLTAVILVSALLSYFSDRYGTIFDVEMVRNIIANVAEGNRAEALELLSVDLFSYLSLYALPPLALMLLLKVKSESWHRAMLRRLFTLLILLGATLLLVGLNYKTTTLFSRENRDLRVYIQPIYAISSVVRYYHQQWLAAMPFTPLEPAVSIRPDTATPLIAVMVVGETGRADHWSLNGYPRATTPGLAQTEGVVNFSQTRSCGTTTAYSLPCMFSLLPASDYSPEKAERRSNVLDLIQNAAIDTYWIDNNSGCKGICQRLNAANRIQLEPQQLDQQLLPQLAQRIVRVKTDTLFVLHMLGSHGPAYYRRYPQSAEQFSPVCRSQAPHTCSREEITNAYDNTIVYTDRFLTQLIQQLQQQPYPAFMLYASDHGESLGENGIYLHGLPYAIAPEAQTHVPMVLWASDSYRQLRQLPPLPRNISANLSHDVIAHTLLGGLFLHSRDYDAKLDLWHHF from the coding sequence ATGCCCATGCTTCGCCAATTTACCTCGCTGCAACGCCCTCAGCTCTACCCCGCCTCAATACTGCTACTGGTCACACTGGTGATGCTGCTACTGCATAACCACCACTTCTGGTACCTCCTCAGTCAGCGGATCGATCTTGCAACCCTCAATGGCTTTGGCTACCTGCTTACCCTACTGGGGCTGATGCTGCTCCTTATGCTCATGCCGCTGTTACTATTAGCAAGCCACTTTTGGTTAAAACCACTACTGACAGCCGTTATCCTAGTTTCGGCACTGCTTAGCTACTTTAGCGATCGTTACGGCACTATTTTTGATGTAGAAATGGTGCGCAATATTATCGCTAATGTCGCCGAAGGTAACCGCGCGGAGGCACTGGAGCTGCTCTCTGTAGATCTATTCAGTTATCTGTCACTCTATGCTCTACCGCCACTGGCACTAATGCTGCTGTTAAAGGTGAAATCAGAGTCGTGGCACAGGGCAATGCTACGGCGACTTTTCACTCTGTTAATCCTCCTCGGAGCCACGCTGCTACTGGTTGGTCTTAACTATAAAACCACCACCCTGTTTAGTCGCGAAAACCGTGATCTACGGGTCTATATTCAGCCGATCTATGCGATCAGTTCAGTCGTGCGTTACTATCATCAGCAGTGGTTGGCGGCGATGCCGTTTACCCCGCTGGAACCGGCAGTGTCGATTCGTCCCGATACAGCTACACCGCTCATCGCCGTAATGGTGGTCGGTGAGACCGGCCGTGCCGATCACTGGAGTCTGAACGGCTACCCCCGAGCCACCACTCCCGGCCTGGCACAGACAGAGGGGGTAGTTAACTTCAGTCAAACCCGCTCCTGCGGCACAACAACGGCTTACTCTCTCCCCTGTATGTTCTCCCTGCTGCCGGCCAGTGACTATAGTCCGGAAAAAGCGGAACGGCGCTCCAATGTGCTCGATCTGATTCAAAACGCCGCTATCGACACCTACTGGATCGACAATAACTCCGGCTGCAAAGGGATCTGCCAGCGTCTTAACGCAGCGAATAGGATTCAGTTAGAACCGCAACAGCTAGATCAGCAGCTACTGCCACAGTTAGCACAGCGCATTGTCCGAGTTAAAACCGATACCCTGTTTGTCCTCCATATGCTCGGCAGCCATGGCCCGGCCTACTATCGCCGCTACCCTCAGTCAGCAGAGCAGTTCAGTCCGGTATGCCGCTCACAGGCACCCCACACCTGTAGCCGAGAAGAGATAACCAATGCCTACGATAACACCATCGTCTATACCGACAGGTTTTTAACCCAACTGATTCAGCAGCTACAACAACAGCCCTATCCGGCCTTTATGCTCTACGCTTCAGATCATGGTGAATCGTTAGGTGAAAACGGCATCTATCTGCACGGTCTGCCATACGCTATTGCACCAGAGGCTCAAACCCATGTACCAATGGTGCTGTGGGCTTCCGACAGCTATCGGCAACTGCGGCAGCTACCACCGCTGCCACGCAATATCTCAGCTAATCTGAGCCATGATGTAATCGCCCATACCCTGCTTGGCGGACTGTTTCTGCATAGCCGTGATTATGACGCCAAACTCGATTTATGGCACCATTTTTAG
- a CDS encoding IS1634 family transposase — protein sequence MYIRRTTIKSHGSGEPYFTYRLVESTRVAGKVKQQTLLNLGRHFSVESAQWPLLTARIEQLLNAQGDFLTLALPTALEQTAQQLSNKLQQTGYGEPLPPHTWQSVDMDSLELSRPRQVGIEQLALHALQQLKLIDKLQELGFNRHELAAAIGNIVGRMASPASEWATYHWLQQQSGLGELIGYDFDAMGHDRLYQASDLLWKHKAALEAHLWQREQTLFDLKETIALYDLTNTFFEGAPDSELAQRGRSKERRSDCPLVTLGLVLDSSGFPRCSRHFAGNVSEPSTLEGLLTELEASPHSTVIMDAGIASEKNLQWLKGAGYHYIVVSRQPHREFDETQATLIKESPGNCVRAQRVEDGERGEVKLYCHSEARELKEQAILDSIAQRFEAGLTALNEGLSKPRCTKSSEKIHERIGRLKQKYSRAAARYTISVSEQEGKATAITWSLNDAADSAASHPGVYCLRTDLLDWDAAKLWQTYILLTDLEAVFRSLKSELGMRPVYHHTADRLEGHLFITLLGYHLVHTLRHQLKAHDIHASWTSLRQLFANRQRVSVTVKREDNRTIHLRKTTRIEPHQRPVLDALGLDYSVHPTKMTLI from the coding sequence ATGTATATTCGTCGCACTACGATTAAAAGCCACGGCTCCGGTGAGCCCTACTTCACCTATCGACTGGTGGAATCCACCCGTGTGGCCGGCAAGGTCAAGCAACAGACCCTGCTCAATTTGGGTCGCCACTTTAGTGTAGAGTCGGCGCAATGGCCGCTTCTGACCGCCCGCATTGAGCAACTGTTGAACGCACAGGGCGATTTTCTCACCCTGGCACTGCCAACCGCCCTGGAGCAGACCGCCCAGCAGTTGAGCAACAAACTACAGCAAACCGGTTACGGCGAACCGTTACCGCCGCACACCTGGCAATCGGTCGATATGGACTCTCTGGAGCTAAGCCGGCCTCGTCAGGTTGGCATTGAACAGTTGGCTCTGCATGCGCTGCAACAGCTGAAACTGATTGATAAACTGCAAGAGCTTGGCTTTAACCGTCATGAACTGGCCGCAGCCATTGGCAATATCGTTGGGCGCATGGCTTCTCCTGCCAGCGAGTGGGCCACCTATCACTGGCTCCAGCAGCAGAGTGGACTGGGCGAGCTCATCGGTTATGACTTTGACGCCATGGGGCATGATCGCCTCTATCAAGCCAGCGACCTGCTCTGGAAACACAAAGCGGCACTGGAGGCCCATCTCTGGCAGCGGGAGCAGACGCTTTTCGATCTGAAGGAGACTATCGCCCTCTATGACTTGACCAATACCTTCTTTGAAGGAGCGCCCGACTCCGAACTGGCACAGCGTGGGCGCTCCAAGGAGCGGCGCAGTGACTGCCCGCTCGTTACCCTCGGTCTGGTACTCGATAGCAGTGGCTTTCCGCGCTGTTCACGCCACTTTGCCGGTAATGTCAGCGAACCCTCCACCCTGGAGGGTCTGCTCACTGAGCTGGAAGCCTCGCCACACAGTACTGTTATTATGGATGCCGGCATTGCCAGTGAGAAGAATCTACAGTGGCTGAAAGGTGCCGGTTACCACTATATTGTCGTGAGCCGTCAACCCCATCGAGAGTTTGATGAGACCCAGGCCACGCTGATCAAAGAGAGCCCCGGCAATTGCGTACGCGCGCAGCGGGTTGAGGATGGCGAGCGGGGGGAAGTCAAACTCTACTGCCACTCCGAAGCGCGAGAACTGAAAGAGCAGGCGATTCTGGATAGCATTGCGCAACGCTTTGAAGCGGGGTTAACCGCCCTTAATGAGGGACTATCTAAACCCCGTTGCACCAAAAGCAGCGAGAAAATCCATGAGCGGATTGGTCGGCTCAAACAGAAGTATTCCCGTGCAGCCGCCCGCTATACCATTAGCGTCAGCGAACAAGAGGGCAAAGCCACGGCCATCACCTGGTCTCTCAACGATGCCGCCGACTCAGCGGCCAGCCATCCCGGCGTCTACTGTCTGCGCACCGATTTACTCGATTGGGATGCTGCCAAGCTGTGGCAGACCTATATCCTGCTCACCGACCTCGAAGCGGTCTTTCGCAGCCTGAAAAGCGAACTGGGGATGCGCCCCGTCTATCACCATACAGCCGATCGCCTCGAGGGCCACCTCTTCATCACCCTGCTCGGTTACCATCTCGTGCATACGCTGCGACATCAACTCAAAGCACACGACATTCATGCGAGCTGGACATCCCTGCGACAGCTGTTTGCCAATCGTCAGCGGGTGAGTGTCACCGTCAAGCGTGAAGATAATCGCACCATTCATCTGCGCAAAACCACCCGCATCGAACCCCATCAACGTCCAGTTCTGGATGCGCTGGGACTCGACTATTCGGTCCATCCGACAAAGATGACGCTGATCTAA
- a CDS encoding pyridine nucleotide-disulfide oxidoreductase: MINQSRRDFIKQTVAVSALSMAPVVASRAANFHVVVVGGGFGGATAAKYLRLWSGGQVDVTLIESAAAHVSCILSNLVLNGRESLSRLSFGYQALSAAGVQVIHDRVATIDANNQRLQLDSGGTVAYDRLILSPGIGFIAPEGTDFNRMPHAWVAGEQTTLLAQQLQQLPDRAHVIMTVPKAPYRCPPGPYERACLLADMLEPRGGTLTVLDANSSIIVEPETFGERFNNRYAAVIDYHSGVTVESADPDTQALQTSAGLFSGDLVNLIPNQQAAALITANQLADIDGRWAGVNPLSYESTVAANIHIIGDSQATGQPKSGHMANAEAKVCADAVLRLLSNLSPYAEPVTNSACFSPVGDDKASWLSANYRYNRTTGKMALIQESFGAGSPTTEAYRTMYDWANNLFDDTFG, encoded by the coding sequence ATGATTAATCAGAGCAGAAGAGATTTTATTAAACAGACGGTCGCGGTCTCCGCTCTCTCTATGGCACCGGTTGTAGCGAGTCGGGCGGCCAATTTTCATGTCGTCGTTGTAGGTGGCGGTTTTGGTGGCGCGACAGCGGCGAAATATCTGCGCCTCTGGTCGGGGGGGCAGGTCGATGTCACTCTGATTGAGTCGGCTGCAGCACATGTTAGCTGTATTTTAAGTAACTTGGTGTTAAATGGTCGGGAGAGTCTCTCTCGTCTTAGCTTCGGTTATCAGGCGCTCTCTGCGGCAGGCGTTCAGGTGATTCACGATCGTGTGGCGACGATTGATGCCAATAACCAGCGGCTACAGCTCGATTCCGGTGGTACTGTGGCCTATGATCGGCTGATTCTCTCTCCCGGGATTGGCTTTATCGCGCCTGAGGGCACCGATTTTAACCGCATGCCGCACGCCTGGGTAGCCGGGGAGCAGACCACGCTATTGGCGCAGCAGCTACAGCAGCTACCCGATAGGGCGCATGTGATTATGACGGTTCCTAAAGCCCCCTATCGCTGCCCGCCCGGCCCCTACGAGCGAGCCTGCCTGCTGGCCGACATGTTAGAGCCGCGTGGTGGTACGCTAACTGTACTGGATGCGAATAGCTCCATTATTGTTGAACCTGAAACATTCGGGGAGCGGTTTAATAACCGTTACGCTGCGGTCATCGATTATCATAGTGGTGTTACGGTTGAGAGTGCTGATCCCGATACACAAGCGCTACAGACCTCCGCCGGCCTGTTTAGTGGCGATTTGGTCAATTTAATTCCCAATCAGCAGGCGGCAGCCCTGATTACGGCCAATCAATTGGCCGATATTGACGGGCGATGGGCCGGTGTTAATCCGCTCTCTTACGAGTCAACTGTGGCGGCAAATATCCATATTATCGGCGACTCACAGGCAACCGGTCAGCCCAAATCGGGACATATGGCCAATGCTGAAGCTAAAGTGTGCGCGGATGCTGTGCTCAGACTGCTGTCGAATCTGTCGCCTTATGCTGAACCGGTGACTAATTCAGCCTGTTTTAGTCCGGTAGGGGATGACAAAGCCAGTTGGCTCAGTGCTAACTATCGCTATAACCGTACCACAGGCAAAATGGCGCTCATTCAGGAGAGTTTCGGCGCGGGTAGTCCCACAACTGAAGCCTATCGAACGATGTATGACTGGGCTAATAATCTGTTTGACGATACTTTTGGTTAA
- a CDS encoding HDOD domain-containing protein, with the protein MNATLIKWVNSLQSIELPAITHNIKVLKNLIVRETIPMDQVDRVLEKDIGLALRLIRQLNKIQHQHGRDDIDSIPQARMFSGLDKLSLLPQKLPSLEKCDNRVVLNYLTILKRYYHAAVQARQWAIRRQDPDPNAIFLATLLHCVGELALWIKVPEKMVNIQKRIVTNDTEPEEAQYLELGFLIDEFTKELAKVWHLPIIFQRSLYPENASDSRIYTIMLAIELSHSGEVDWYSPETREIETRLAKLMRLETGETVAMIHTTAAIAAIESNYIRLPHAANRLLLPAYPIATEETNDSEETQSSRQVSFCLAPRRPLLLRYLKQLKQHRGERLFKEIIQSAMLAMHDGLGLNRVVYGVVTSDHYIKARSIVGSDDPDFNRFSIELPPKSFFRQVLQRPVPIWLNQNNYARYWPRIPPKFRQKLEVKSFYVMALYVNDKLCGVFYADRANPHCHLDERSFKLFKRVVAETANALERGYRKVQ; encoded by the coding sequence ATGAACGCTACCCTGATCAAATGGGTCAATTCGCTGCAGAGTATCGAGCTGCCAGCGATTACACACAATATCAAGGTGTTAAAAAACCTAATTGTGCGTGAAACCATCCCCATGGATCAGGTCGATAGGGTACTGGAGAAGGATATCGGCCTCGCGCTACGACTGATTAGGCAGTTAAATAAGATTCAGCATCAGCATGGCCGTGACGATATCGACTCCATACCGCAGGCTCGTATGTTTAGCGGTCTCGATAAGCTCTCACTGCTACCGCAAAAGCTCCCCTCGCTAGAGAAGTGCGATAATCGAGTGGTGCTCAACTATCTCACCATCTTAAAGCGCTACTACCATGCAGCGGTACAGGCGCGACAGTGGGCGATTCGGCGCCAAGATCCCGATCCGAATGCCATCTTCCTCGCCACCCTACTCCACTGCGTCGGTGAGCTAGCGCTCTGGATTAAAGTACCGGAGAAGATGGTCAATATTCAAAAGCGGATTGTCACCAACGATACCGAACCGGAGGAGGCACAATATCTTGAACTAGGCTTTTTAATCGATGAGTTCACCAAAGAGCTGGCCAAGGTCTGGCATCTACCGATTATTTTTCAGCGTAGCCTCTACCCAGAAAACGCCTCCGATAGCCGCATCTACACCATCATGCTCGCCATTGAGCTGAGCCATAGCGGTGAAGTTGACTGGTACTCGCCCGAAACAAGAGAGATCGAAACTCGCCTAGCCAAACTAATGCGGCTAGAGACGGGTGAAACCGTGGCCATGATCCACACGACTGCCGCCATAGCAGCGATTGAGAGTAACTACATTCGCCTACCCCACGCCGCTAATCGGCTCCTACTGCCCGCCTACCCGATTGCCACAGAGGAGACTAACGACAGCGAAGAGACGCAGAGCAGCCGCCAGGTCAGTTTCTGCCTCGCCCCGCGCCGACCGCTGCTGCTACGCTACCTAAAGCAGCTCAAACAGCATCGCGGTGAACGACTCTTTAAAGAGATTATTCAAAGCGCCATGCTAGCGATGCACGATGGGCTGGGGCTAAATCGGGTGGTCTATGGTGTGGTCACCAGCGATCACTATATTAAAGCGCGCAGTATCGTCGGCAGTGACGATCCCGACTTTAACCGCTTCTCAATTGAGCTACCGCCAAAGAGCTTCTTCCGTCAGGTGCTGCAACGACCGGTACCGATCTGGCTCAATCAGAACAACTATGCACGCTACTGGCCGAGAATTCCGCCAAAGTTCCGCCAAAAACTCGAAGTCAAAAGTTTCTATGTCATGGCGCTCTATGTGAACGATAAGCTCTGCGGCGTCTTCTATGCGGATCGCGCCAACCCCCACTGCCACCTAGATGAGCGCAGCTTTAAGCTGTTTAAGCGGGTTGTAGCAGAAACAGCTAACGCGCTGGAGCGGGGCTATCGTAAGGTGCAGTAA
- a CDS encoding cytochrome c, whose product MTYRSTLISAISAPLLAASLSLPAEESLNEGAALHQQSCLRCHGSELYTRADRKVTHYAALNSRVNMCKDMLGLTWFDDQVQAVTDYLNQTHYHFSR is encoded by the coding sequence ATGACCTACCGCAGCACGCTAATCTCAGCCATTTCAGCACCCCTTTTAGCCGCCTCTCTCTCACTACCCGCCGAAGAGAGTCTTAACGAGGGGGCAGCGCTACACCAACAGAGCTGTCTTCGCTGCCACGGCAGTGAACTCTATACGCGGGCTGATCGCAAAGTAACCCACTATGCCGCGCTCAATAGTCGAGTCAATATGTGTAAAGATATGTTAGGACTCACCTGGTTTGATGACCAAGTTCAGGCGGTCACCGACTATCTGAACCAGACCCACTACCACTTTAGTCGTTAA
- a CDS encoding M48 family peptidase codes for MDLMTQLFMLLIVATTLGTLYLDYRQLRTVTAHRERVPEAFAASITLQEHQKAADYTVAKLKLGAVSGLYSVPLLLFWTLGGGLQWLETSVSHWHWGQPWHGVAVLLLFSFASSLLMLPLSLYQTFYLEQRFGFNRTTVSTFMGDMVKQIALSIALGVPLLALILWLMASSGDFWWLWVWLTWLLFSLLMMWIYPNWIAPIFNKFEPLSDQALVQRIEKLLQRCQFNANGLFVMDGSRRSSHGNAYFSGFGRNKRIVFFDTLLKELTGDQLEAVLAHELGHFRRKHIPKRIAMTALLSLLSLALLGYLEQQLWFYQALGVEQPSEHIALLLFMLLLPLVGFFLQPLFALSSRKHEFEADQYAAEQSSAIDLISALVTLYRENAATLTPDPLYSTFHDSHPPAPVRIARLQQNSDLNRPTYPNGEQ; via the coding sequence ATGGACTTGATGACACAACTTTTTATGTTACTCATTGTGGCTACCACTCTCGGTACTCTCTACCTCGACTACCGACAACTACGCACCGTCACGGCCCACCGAGAGCGGGTACCTGAGGCGTTTGCAGCCTCAATCACCCTTCAGGAGCACCAAAAAGCGGCCGACTATACGGTAGCGAAGCTGAAACTAGGGGCAGTCAGCGGACTCTACTCGGTACCGCTGCTGCTCTTTTGGACTCTCGGCGGCGGCCTACAGTGGCTGGAGACGAGTGTTAGCCACTGGCACTGGGGCCAGCCTTGGCACGGTGTCGCGGTACTACTGCTGTTTAGCTTTGCCAGCTCACTACTGATGTTGCCATTGAGTCTCTACCAAACATTCTACTTGGAGCAGCGCTTTGGATTTAACCGCACCACCGTTTCGACCTTTATGGGTGACATGGTCAAGCAGATAGCTCTCTCTATTGCCCTTGGCGTCCCTCTGCTGGCGCTCATCTTATGGCTGATGGCGAGCAGTGGCGATTTTTGGTGGCTCTGGGTCTGGCTAACCTGGCTGCTATTCTCGCTACTAATGATGTGGATCTACCCGAACTGGATTGCGCCGATATTTAACAAATTTGAACCTTTAAGCGACCAAGCGCTAGTGCAACGGATCGAAAAGCTACTCCAACGGTGTCAATTTAACGCTAACGGTCTGTTTGTCATGGATGGCTCCCGCCGCTCTAGCCACGGTAACGCCTACTTTAGCGGTTTTGGCCGCAATAAACGGATCGTCTTTTTCGATACCCTGCTCAAAGAGCTGACAGGCGATCAACTCGAAGCGGTATTAGCACATGAGCTAGGCCATTTTCGCCGCAAACATATCCCCAAACGAATCGCGATGACGGCACTACTCTCGCTGCTCTCCCTAGCCCTACTAGGCTATCTGGAGCAGCAGCTCTGGTTCTATCAGGCGCTAGGGGTTGAGCAGCCGAGTGAACATATAGCGCTACTACTATTTATGCTGCTACTGCCTCTAGTCGGCTTCTTTCTACAACCGCTCTTTGCCCTCAGTAGCCGTAAACATGAGTTTGAGGCCGACCAATACGCAGCAGAGCAGAGTAGCGCGATCGATCTGATCTCGGCTCTAGTGACCCTCTATCGCGAAAATGCGGCCACTTTAACCCCCGATCCCCTCTATTCGACCTTTCACGACTCCCATCCACCGGCACCGGTGCGCATTGCCCGGTTACAACAAAACAGCGATCTTAATCGACCAACCTACCCTAACGGAGAGCAATGA
- a CDS encoding oligoribonuclease, with product MSESCPYLGWIDLEMTGLVPEQDTIMEIATLITDTELNEVAEGPVLAIQHTPQQLERMDSWCQHHHGQSGLSERVVQSRVTLAEAEQQSLAFLQRYLPRGSTPLCGNSIWQDRRFLVRYMPQLEQWFHYRNIDVSSIKELAKRWAPQIAAGVKKRKTHLALDDIRESIEELRYYRRSLFSIQ from the coding sequence ATGTCCGAGAGTTGCCCCTATCTGGGCTGGATCGATCTGGAGATGACCGGCTTGGTGCCGGAGCAGGATACTATTATGGAGATTGCGACCCTTATTACCGATACCGAGCTCAATGAGGTCGCCGAGGGGCCGGTCTTGGCGATTCAGCATACGCCCCAGCAGCTAGAGCGGATGGATAGCTGGTGTCAACACCACCACGGTCAGTCGGGATTGAGTGAGCGGGTGGTACAGAGTCGGGTGACGCTGGCCGAGGCGGAGCAGCAGAGTTTGGCGTTTTTGCAGCGCTACCTGCCGCGGGGGAGTACCCCTCTGTGTGGCAACTCCATTTGGCAGGATCGGCGTTTTTTAGTGCGCTATATGCCGCAGCTGGAGCAGTGGTTCCACTATCGTAATATTGATGTCAGCTCAATTAAAGAGTTGGCTAAGCGGTGGGCGCCGCAGATCGCCGCTGGGGTAAAAAAGCGCAAAACTCATCTGGCGCTAGACGATATTCGCGAATCGATTGAGGAGTTGCGCTACTATCGGCGCTCTCTGTTCTCAATTCAGTGA
- the fliM gene encoding flagellar motor switch protein FliM, with product MSASDLLSQDEIDALLHGVGDGDGDSDAGEVSDGGGEARSYDFASEERIVRGRMPTLEMINERYSRQLRISLFNLLRRSAEISVLGVNMIKFSEYIHSLFVPTSLNMIKIKPLRGTALLVFDPRLVYILVDNYFGGYGRFHAKIEGREFTPTEQRVIQMLMEISFRDMIKAWEPVMEVHFEFVNREVNPQFANIVSPSEVVVVSKLQVELDGGGGEVHIAMPYSMLEPIREQLDAGLQSDHGDIDDRWITSLHEEVRQAEIKLSSRLAEKPMTLGEVLRMEAGDIIPFDMPDHVTLMAEDIPIFRGKLGVANEHMAIQITEQVPRIIDHAHLF from the coding sequence ATGTCCGCAAGCGATCTACTCTCACAAGACGAAATTGATGCCCTGCTCCACGGGGTAGGCGATGGTGACGGCGATAGTGATGCCGGCGAAGTCAGCGATGGCGGTGGCGAGGCGCGAAGTTACGATTTCGCCAGTGAGGAGCGGATTGTTCGTGGACGGATGCCGACGCTGGAGATGATTAACGAGCGCTACTCACGCCAGCTCCGTATCAGTCTCTTTAATCTGTTGCGCCGCTCGGCCGAAATTTCGGTACTGGGGGTCAATATGATTAAATTCTCCGAATATATTCACAGCCTGTTTGTCCCTACCAGTTTGAATATGATTAAAATCAAACCGTTGCGAGGGACGGCGCTGTTAGTGTTCGATCCGCGACTAGTCTATATATTGGTCGATAACTATTTTGGCGGTTATGGCCGCTTTCACGCTAAAATTGAGGGGCGTGAATTTACCCCGACTGAGCAGCGGGTGATTCAGATGCTGATGGAGATCTCATTTAGAGATATGATTAAGGCGTGGGAGCCGGTGATGGAGGTTCACTTTGAGTTCGTGAACCGTGAGGTGAATCCGCAGTTTGCCAACATTGTCAGCCCCTCTGAAGTCGTGGTGGTCTCGAAGTTGCAGGTTGAGCTCGATGGTGGCGGAGGCGAGGTGCATATCGCTATGCCCTACTCAATGCTAGAGCCGATTCGAGAGCAGCTCGATGCCGGTCTGCAGAGCGATCACGGCGATATCGATGATCGCTGGATTACCTCCCTGCATGAGGAGGTGCGTCAGGCGGAGATTAAGTTAAGTAGTCGTCTAGCCGAGAAGCCGATGACGCTAGGGGAGGTGCTGCGAATGGAGGCAGGCGACATCATCCCCTTCGATATGCCGGATCATGTCACCCTAATGGCGGAGGATATTCCCATCTTTCGCGGTAAACTAGGGGTGGCGAATGAGCACATGGCGATTCAGATCACCGAGCAGGTGCCGCGCATTATCGACCATGCCCATCTGTTTTAA
- the fliN gene encoding flagellar motor switch protein FliN produces MMSETIDDQAVADEWAAALAEAESAGEGAKAAEMPNFDGLDVNNEVKPISDDINLDVILDIPVTIAMEIGRTRINIRNLLQLNQGSVVELDRLAGEPLDVLVNNTLIAHGEVVVVNEKYGIRLTDVISPAERVKKLR; encoded by the coding sequence ATGATGAGTGAAACGATAGACGATCAGGCGGTTGCCGACGAGTGGGCTGCGGCCCTAGCCGAAGCTGAGTCGGCCGGGGAGGGGGCTAAAGCGGCAGAGATGCCCAATTTTGATGGTCTTGATGTTAATAATGAGGTGAAACCGATTAGTGATGATATCAATCTTGATGTCATTCTCGATATTCCGGTCACCATCGCGATGGAGATTGGGCGAACCCGAATTAATATTCGTAACCTATTGCAGCTTAACCAAGGCTCGGTGGTGGAGCTAGACAGACTAGCGGGGGAGCCGCTGGATGTCTTGGTCAACAATACCCTTATTGCCCATGGCGAGGTGGTGGTGGTGAATGAGAAGTATGGTATTCGTCTGACCGATGTTATTAGCCCGGCTGAGCGGGTTAAGAAGTTGCGCTAA
- the fliO gene encoding flagellar biosynthetic protein FliO has translation MLLARLSGLRSCAKPLRYIAFMLLILWGPLLAAAEGEGPRLDPLSGAHVAQMVLMLLLVLGLILLFAWLLRRMGRFGIGNRGAIRYLGALAVGQRERVVLIQVGETQLLLGVAQGRVSMLHRLESPIDIEQESAPFGVQLKALLQQQRGERR, from the coding sequence ATGTTATTAGCCCGGCTGAGCGGGTTAAGAAGTTGCGCTAAGCCGTTGCGATATATTGCGTTTATGCTTTTAATCCTTTGGGGGCCGCTGCTAGCGGCCGCCGAGGGGGAGGGGCCACGGCTCGATCCGCTCAGTGGTGCCCATGTCGCACAGATGGTGCTGATGCTGCTGCTGGTACTAGGGCTCATCCTGCTCTTTGCTTGGTTATTGCGTCGTATGGGGCGATTTGGCATCGGTAATCGGGGGGCGATTCGCTATTTAGGGGCGCTAGCGGTCGGTCAGCGGGAGAGGGTGGTGCTGATTCAGGTGGGCGAGACTCAGCTACTGCTCGGTGTGGCGCAGGGGCGGGTCTCGATGCTGCATCGGCTGGAGTCGCCTATCGATATTGAGCAGGAGTCCGCCCCGTTTGGAGTACAGCTTAAAGCGCTGTTACAGCAGCAGCGAGGTGAGCGGCGATGA